In Malus sylvestris chromosome 2, drMalSylv7.2, whole genome shotgun sequence, the genomic stretch aaaagaaaaacagataGGGTTTATAAAGCAAGCAATTAAAGGGGATTGAAATCAGTCCCCGACAATAGCGCCAAAATTTTGTTGTGTTCCTTTCAAGTacaaatataaggatagtataatagcacaagtaagggtgtctaACCACAGGGACTGATTAGACCTCTACAAATTACTATTTTTATGTGAACCCTAACTAAACAATGAAACTAACAAATTGAGTTTGGATTTTGATTTGAAAAGTTAAGTAACTTAATATGCAAGAGAATGTAAATAAGAATAATAGAATGATTCAGAAACGATGGGAATGGAACTAGGGATATGCAAGAGAATGTAAATAACAATAATAGAATGATTCAGAAACGATGGGAATGGAACTAGGGATACCGATTTCACCATTACAAGCcaattccatgaaaattaagtcaaaacacATTCAACTGTCCAATCTACAACTAAGGTTCGTTTTActcatttatgatcatccatttgatgtgtgggtgtgatcaagtactcctaatatgcaacctagttgtgatgttcaacttagattaccaactaagaatccattaagaacaagaaaacttcaaagaaccaaagaaatcacatggcaggatgtatgcatagcagtttcttcattcattcacatgtctaccaagattaagcatgatgtgtactataaccttgatcaaataattcataagcagtcctaatggtgatcaaacattaagattaacaaaaaaactaaactataaaatcagtgaatgaaacaataaCACATATTGGTAATTtgaatactttaacttaataacaAAGAGTAGTTTTACAAGGCTACATCGAAATCCCCAgctatgaacttaattacacaacatgattacaaaatatataaacatcaagaacaacatgagtgaaattaaagttcatagaaGAAACCCCCTTAAAGCAATTCTGATGTTGAACTTCTCCAATAACAGCACGGCTGCGTGGTTTCTTTGGTGGCTGCTGATGTGAAGGAaaatagggttttgtttctggaagaaAGGCTAAAGAAAGAGAAGATAGAGCTATGGGCGACCCTAAGAGGGCTTGTGAAAAAGTAATCTGAAACCctagtatttataggctaaatGGGGCTGTAGCTGATTGCAAGGTGATCCCAACCATTAAGCCAAAGTTTGAACGGTTTTCCTTATTTGCCTCCTCCAAATCAAGCTAGATATTCCAATTCCTTTCCCATTTTGCTCCTGGTCTTCTAACATGCCAGATTCGCTTTGGATTCTTTATTTGGGCTTCAAAACAAGTAACAATTTATTTCCACGTTTAAATAAGGGTCAACCCAACAAATGGCATATTTTCACTTCTTTTGCCTTCAAATTGATCCTAAAGTACATGTAACTGCAcacagtggcgaagccacgtgaaGCCACGTGAGGACGAGGAGTGGCGACCGCCCCTCCCCTCGCCGGAAAACACAGCTGAAGCCGAGGTTTCGCCCCTCCCCTCACCGGAAAACCTAGCCCTTCCATCTCTGTTTTGGCATCGGTGAACTGGTTTTGCTGCTGCGTGCAGCAACACTgggttcttttttttccttttaaattaataaaaattttaaaatctggCCCGCATGTCCCAAAGTTAGGCCCCTCCATGTCTCATGTCTGTTTCAAATTAGTGCCCCTCCACGTGAAACTTTCAATGtttgaaaaaaaccaaaaaaatatatatgtattggGGGGACCGCGTGGCATGTCCCCCATTCCTTCACTTAGTCAACCCGCGTGTCATGCTTTACCATTCCAAATTTCTCCCTTCCccaatcagagagagagagtgcaaaGCTTCTCCCAAAATCTCAGCAACCTGAGCCTGCAGCCAACGCCCAACCCCAACGGAACGGAAAATAAATCCCCATTGGCTGATTTCTGTTGGCTTTTTGCTGCTAACACTAGCCACTCCAGCCGCTAAGCCGACTTCAGCCTTCAATTTcaaaggtaaattttttaattcctaaatttataatccctaaccctaattaattatttaatacgaattttgtttaattagtatagaatcatatggtaatgcactaatatggttattgattattgattattgatatgattctatgattattgattgatatgaaattatgaaattattttttagggtgaaaatttaaatttgaatttttgattagttgtattcatatgattagttgaatgaattttttatttatttaataatttatatgcttattggtattgattaattgaattgttggttgggttattatgcatattagtatagtctactctaggattaagagtctaagatttttttttctttccattttacagttacgtaatggaacggtactataagaaacaatgcttaaatcctccttcaaacaTTTCGGGTAGTCcttctccttcaaatatttcaagtagtcatcctcctcctccttcaaatatAAGAAGTCCTGGCTTATAACTTCGCCCCTCCCCCCGTcaattcctggcttcgccactgactGCACAATAACACAAAATAAGGTAAAATGCAAccagtttaactcaaaaacatcacaaagagacTAGAAATGGAttgtataaatgcatgaaatatatgagttatcagTCTCTAAATTTAGTCTCTTTAGCATTACTCTTTTACAATcatcaattgaaaaaaaaaaagtaaactcCAACTCAAGGAAATAGGGGTGGGATCgaaaaacgaaagaaaaaaactggaaaaaaaaaaccccaaagaGAAATCTAACACAACCGAATTAAATCGTGACTTCTATTCAATTttcgattttggcaaaaaaccaaaTTATTCGGAATCAAACCCACCCCTACAAGGAAtgttgaattttctttttttaacaacCAAaaatatctacactaagggggtgtGCTTAGCCttataatgggctagcaataatgtggtttaaattcacctttgacgaaaattgaacgtaaaacttctcacttacaagtggagATAAATACTACtaaaccatagtactaagtgacacaATAAATGTTGAATTATgttcgttttgtttttttcttattcaCAGCAGCACTCTATAAAATCCCCAATAATGTCGTACAGAACTTGGGCCATGCCGGGATCAAAGAGCTCCACAGCATGACAACCACCCTCGTCAAATTTGGACACCACGTGCACCCCACGTGACTGCAGCAATGCCGCAAACTCCCTCTGCCTATCCAGAAGTGGGTCTCCGCCGTTCCCTCTAACCAAGCACTTGGGCAACCGTCGCATCCTCCTGTCCCCACCTCTCACCGTCGGATTACAATACTCGTGGTCCAGATCCACTCCCTTCGGCAAAGCATGGCCCCACATCATGTCACTAGTGACCAACGGTAGAACCTGATCGTCGATCAGCTTCAACTCAGATTGAGTCCTCTGGACCCCTCCGAAATAAGGCTGGTTGAATATCAGCCCTCGGATCATCAACGGCGAGAGATCGACATCGGAGACGCGTACACCCGCGTGGTAGACCATAGTTCCCCCGGCGCTGCTGCCCATTAAAAAGCACTTGGAGAAGTCGACCGCGTCTTTCAGCCAGGGATCGCGGCCATCGACGTCGGAGGCCTGGCTGCGGGCCCAGGCGATGGCTTCGACGGCGTCATCGAATGCAGACGGGAGAGGGTGTTCAGGAGCTAAACGGTAGTCGACGGAGACGATTATGGCTCGGAGGGAAAGAGCCATTTCGGAACAGGTGTCGTGGTAGGGTTTGGAGGCGGCGGAGAAGAGGACGAAGCCGCCGCCGTGGAAGTAGAGGATGAGAGCGAGGTGGGGGTTTGGGGGGAGTGGGTGGGGTTTGAAGAGCCTCAGGAAGGTTTTGGTTTCTGGGTTTAAGGGAATGTCCTTGGAGAGGACGAGTTGGGGCGTGTTGGAGTTTGACTTGGTGCGAAAGGACTCAGCTGGTGGAGTCAGAGTTGGGGGGACAATGGGGAATAATGGGGTGGCGCGGTTGAGGGAGCCATCTGGGTTTGGGAGGATGAATTTGTAGAGGTCGATGGAGGCTGCCGGGTTCGGAGAAGAAGGTTCATCCGCCATTGTTGTTCTGGAATCTGGGCTCGTTCGTATACTAGTGTAATATTATGCGTGCCTGCAAAGTGTTTGTGTTACAACGTATTTGTAGAAGAAAGCGGGGTTGGAAATGAAGGATCTCTCAGAAGGATCTCTATAGAAAAGAAGACAATTATGAGGTTGACAGATACCAATCTCTATAGAAAATAAGACAATTATGAGGTTGATAGATACCGTCTGCACAAAATTGTATGGTCGCCAGGAGATGCGTTAAGAACTAGGGGACTTTCTTGGATGCTAACCGTTAGATCGTTGTttacaaatataaaaattaagatTTCTGGTCAAAACACTCGGAGTACTTAAAAGATTTTTTTGTAGAATTGTATTCGGTCATTTTTTTCATTGAATTATGTCTTAATGATTTTGATTTGTTTATGTCtttgcaaagatgatcaaatgggaggtggattgtctatGTACTAAAAGATATACATCTCGAATCATTGAAATACATTAAAAAGTGGATTCCACAAAACTTGGCTCAAAAGCATGCGTTAAAAAGGTATGTGACGGGTCTTACCCAATAACTATAACATAAGTAGTTGACAAGGACATGATTgataatttaataaattaattgagaatTATTATTGGTATTTTAAAAAGGTAATAAATGTTATCTAATTATAATTGTGCAAATTTTAGATAGATTTAGATTTTACATTATCCATTGgtttagggaaattttatttgaactcatctaacttctttctacacccaacttaaattatAAATGTGAATTGTCTATTTTATCTTAATGCATAATTACCATCAAATAAAAGATGAAATTaagaataaaactaaaatttatcaataaactcaaactcaataattaagTTCTACCATCACACAATCTTTATCCTACATTCATTTTGACTAAATTCCTAAAAGCTGCCATAAAACCCTACGATCACCTAATAATCAAATTTGGTTGCTTTTCGTTTCCTCTCTAGCTTCATGTTAACTAGATCAGTAAGAGCAATAATTACAAGCAATATCACCACCAGAAACAAAAGAGTCAGAAAGCTTTCAACAAATTGATGCTGCTGATCAATTCATCTATTAGAAACTCGACCAAAAGACGAAGCGATTTTTGCATGCTTACTCTTGTAATCACTCCATGTGCCATGTGCAAACAATCGAAGCACATCGAGGTAGACATAATTTTCAGTTCCTTCAAGCTGCACATATTCCACagtaaaaaaacaaatgcatatgAAACAAGACCCAGTAACAAtcaacaattttattttgtctttggcTGCAACAAAATTCTGATTATACATCCTTTGCTCAAACCCAGAAACTACACCACCAAAATATACACAGAAAAATGAAACTtccacaataaataaataaaaacatgggAACCTGAAGAACATTAGGGATAGCAATAATTTTCGAAAAGGCAAAAAGGGCAGGTGGGAGGTGACTTATGCGACGAGGGGGTCGAGGGCGGAGCCA encodes the following:
- the LOC126613365 gene encoding probable carboxylesterase 8 yields the protein MADEPSSPNPAASIDLYKFILPNPDGSLNRATPLFPIVPPTLTPPAESFRTKSNSNTPQLVLSKDIPLNPETKTFLRLFKPHPLPPNPHLALILYFHGGGFVLFSAASKPYHDTCSEMALSLRAIIVSVDYRLAPEHPLPSAFDDAVEAIAWARSQASDVDGRDPWLKDAVDFSKCFLMGSSAGGTMVYHAGVRVSDVDLSPLMIRGLIFNQPYFGGVQRTQSELKLIDDQVLPLVTSDMMWGHALPKGVDLDHEYCNPTVRGGDRRMRRLPKCLVRGNGGDPLLDRQREFAALLQSRGVHVVSKFDEGGCHAVELFDPGMAQVLYDIIGDFIECCCE